In bacterium, a single window of DNA contains:
- a CDS encoding saccharopine dehydrogenase NADP-binding domain-containing protein, with amino-acid sequence MKILLLGAAGYIGRAAAVLLARRDEIGELILVDYDIRNAKGLAKALSPKCRWAMADVGKPLELSRLLEGIDAVAGAVGPCAEYEKTVLLTCGAGGIAVATIGEGTIAEEDRREIDGVFRNAGVPAVIGCGMMPGWTELLAAHFLGAGDAASNPPMAMDGQVPRQAGMPPPQEPRPAPEARYLFFSPAKFGGYTFLRAIAQGITGPAAAPPGAPAGTYFALSDGSRIGVPGGKAGTWMGRVMSTIGKLGPVGKEFSAALLLWMRAGMKEPAGTPVAVAGVASGDRFARLEDPEGRLAAELLSETVVRLAARPRKATGLLALPELIGRWEAEVIASRNGARIVS; translated from the coding sequence ATGAAGATCCTCCTCCTCGGGGCCGCGGGATACATCGGGCGCGCGGCGGCCGTACTCCTCGCCCGCCGGGACGAGATCGGCGAGCTCATCCTCGTCGACTACGACATCCGCAACGCGAAGGGGCTGGCAAAGGCCCTGTCCCCGAAGTGCCGATGGGCGATGGCGGACGTCGGGAAGCCGCTGGAACTGTCCCGCCTCCTCGAGGGGATCGACGCGGTGGCCGGCGCCGTGGGGCCTTGCGCGGAGTACGAGAAGACGGTCCTGCTTACCTGCGGGGCGGGCGGGATCGCCGTCGCCACGATCGGCGAGGGAACGATCGCGGAGGAGGACCGGCGCGAGATCGACGGCGTGTTCCGCAACGCCGGGGTTCCGGCGGTGATCGGCTGCGGAATGATGCCCGGGTGGACGGAGCTGCTCGCGGCACACTTCCTGGGAGCGGGCGATGCGGCCTCGAACCCGCCGATGGCCATGGATGGCCAAGTGCCGAGGCAGGCAGGGATGCCTCCGCCTCAAGAGCCTCGGCCTGCCCCGGAGGCGCGCTACCTCTTCTTCTCCCCCGCCAAGTTCGGCGGGTACACGTTCCTGCGGGCGATCGCGCAGGGGATCACGGGCCCCGCGGCGGCCCCCCCGGGGGCGCCGGCCGGAACCTATTTCGCCCTGTCCGACGGGTCGCGGATCGGCGTGCCCGGGGGGAAGGCGGGAACCTGGATGGGAAGGGTCATGAGCACGATCGGAAAACTGGGACCCGTGGGGAAGGAGTTCTCCGCGGCGCTGCTGCTGTGGATGCGCGCCGGGATGAAGGAGCCCGCAGGGACTCCCGTGGCAGTTGCGGGCGTCGCCTCGGGCGATCGGTTCGCACGCTTGGAAGACCCGGAAGGAAGGCTCGCGGCGGAGCTCCTGTCCGAAACGGTGGTCCGCCTCGCCGCCCGACCCCGAAAAGCGACCGGCCTCCTGGCCCTCCCGGAACTGATCGGGAGGTGGGAGGCCGAGGTGATCGCTTCACGAAACGGCGCCCGTATCGTTAGCTAA
- a CDS encoding endonuclease/exonuclease/phosphatase family protein codes for MKRNVVGIRTAAILGALVAGAAIFASCATTGKRVTVLTYNTHLFGGSNAASAQELKNIITPFWIKKDVVVLDDDERLNKIVEELKRGQADIVALQELWACDRPMNLAEKLREVYPHGFYSTQSCQYASWDTLARETLGEFARRHPLIKIGLFLPWEGTLISGVLTAARYKEFEPIAIEIIKEKYKIADGLLLLSKYPIETPMFHEFLTGRTAGDKDQLARKGVITATIVLPNGLRLRVGVTHANTDIGGPGLPDIADLASWTTTGASEIGPTIMMGDLNVSDTNNGGAEYSKMANIFTGVGAVDAYRQVNKRNGVTVNWAANPLMRVFYPEPEEPQKKPQSIDYVFYRPDGPGLTIKPESAKVITGWKYPHEIKRKPVESWDLSDHYPVLVTFSLWNGPNPVTWADPEPARAR; via the coding sequence ATGAAGAGGAACGTCGTTGGCATCAGAACGGCTGCGATCCTCGGTGCGCTCGTCGCCGGAGCCGCGATCTTCGCCTCATGCGCGACGACAGGGAAGAGGGTCACCGTGCTGACGTACAACACCCACCTCTTCGGGGGATCCAATGCGGCATCCGCTCAAGAACTAAAGAATATCATCACACCATTTTGGATAAAAAAGGATGTGGTCGTCCTTGATGACGACGAGCGACTCAACAAAATCGTCGAAGAGCTCAAAAGGGGCCAGGCCGATATCGTGGCTTTGCAGGAGTTGTGGGCTTGCGATCGCCCGATGAATTTGGCGGAGAAATTGCGGGAGGTCTATCCTCACGGCTTCTACTCGACGCAGTCGTGTCAATACGCGAGTTGGGACACGCTCGCCAGGGAAACTCTCGGGGAATTCGCCCGCCGCCACCCCCTCATCAAGATTGGTCTTTTTCTCCCCTGGGAGGGCACTCTGATCAGCGGCGTCCTCACGGCGGCACGTTATAAGGAATTCGAACCTATCGCCATAGAGATCATCAAGGAGAAATACAAGATCGCGGATGGCCTGCTGCTTCTGAGCAAGTACCCGATCGAGACGCCCATGTTTCATGAATTTCTTACCGGTCGTACCGCAGGAGACAAGGACCAATTGGCCAGAAAGGGTGTCATCACGGCAACCATTGTGTTGCCCAACGGCCTTCGACTCCGGGTGGGCGTTACCCACGCAAACACCGATATCGGCGGACCGGGTCTGCCGGACATAGCCGATCTTGCATCCTGGACGACAACGGGGGCGAGCGAGATCGGTCCGACGATCATGATGGGGGATCTCAACGTCAGCGACACGAATAATGGCGGCGCCGAGTACAGCAAGATGGCAAATATCTTTACAGGCGTCGGAGCGGTTGATGCCTACCGGCAGGTCAACAAGCGCAATGGCGTCACGGTCAATTGGGCAGCCAACCCGCTGATGCGAGTCTTCTACCCGGAGCCGGAGGAGCCGCAGAAGAAACCCCAGAGCATCGACTATGTCTTTTACCGGCCCGATGGCCCCGGCTTGACCATCAAGCCCGAGTCTGCAAAGGTCATCACCGGCTGGAAATATCCGCACGAAATCAAACGGAAGCCGGTCGAGTCGTGGGATCTGTCGGATCATTATCCGGTGTTGGTGACGTTCAGCCTCTGGAACGGGCCGAACCCGGTCACCTGGGCAGATCCCGAACCGGCTCGAGCTCGATGA
- a CDS encoding DUF4410 domain-containing protein — MNPGNSFRNAALFVAVAFVAAAFSACGGNRAGNVKAEETTAAEEKITPLAQRYSMLVFQGFAADSQVTTDYPTALSECESAAMADVIAKNLFVAVEKEKEGVKYGDALLLKGTVVNMRIVSGAARFWVGAMAGSSDMSVRLTFTDAATGTVVREKLLSSANNPFGAAWTFGGSDRSLPADMGRIIGEYVAAITPAK; from the coding sequence ATGAATCCCGGGAATTCCTTTCGGAATGCGGCCCTGTTCGTCGCCGTTGCTTTCGTTGCGGCGGCTTTTTCCGCCTGCGGAGGCAATCGTGCCGGAAATGTAAAGGCGGAGGAGACAACGGCGGCGGAGGAGAAGATCACTCCCCTCGCGCAGCGGTATTCGATGCTCGTCTTCCAGGGATTCGCGGCGGATTCGCAGGTCACGACGGACTACCCCACGGCGCTGTCCGAGTGCGAGAGCGCCGCCATGGCCGACGTGATCGCGAAGAACCTCTTCGTCGCGGTGGAGAAGGAGAAGGAAGGGGTGAAGTACGGCGACGCTCTCCTGTTGAAGGGCACGGTCGTCAACATGCGGATCGTGAGCGGCGCCGCGCGGTTCTGGGTCGGCGCGATGGCGGGATCCTCGGACATGAGCGTGCGGTTGACGTTCACGGATGCCGCCACCGGAACGGTGGTGCGGGAAAAGCTCTTGTCGAGCGCCAACAACCCCTTCGGAGCCGCGTGGACCTTCGGCGGCAGCGACCGGTCCTTGCCGGCGGACATGGGAAGGATCATCGGCGAGTATGTCGCCGCGATCACCCCTGCGAAATAG
- the arfB gene encoding alternative ribosome rescue aminoacyl-tRNA hydrolase ArfB, with protein MIDIDERDIEERFIRSSGPGGQNVNKVATAVQLRFDVRNSRSLPEEVRERLIRLAGKRVTGEGVLIIEASRFRTRERNRMDARERLAQWLEKAAAPVTPRRKTRPTAGSKERRLEGKQMRSATKRVRRAVSPSDD; from the coding sequence ATGATCGACATCGACGAGCGCGACATCGAGGAACGGTTCATCCGCTCCTCGGGGCCCGGCGGTCAGAACGTCAACAAGGTCGCGACGGCAGTCCAGCTTCGCTTCGATGTTCGCAATTCCCGCTCCTTGCCCGAAGAGGTGCGCGAACGGCTGATCCGGCTTGCCGGGAAGCGGGTGACGGGGGAGGGCGTGCTGATCATCGAGGCCAGCCGTTTCCGGACCCGGGAACGGAACCGCATGGACGCGAGGGAACGCCTGGCCCAGTGGCTGGAAAAAGCCGCCGCGCCCGTCACGCCCCGAAGGAAGACCCGGCCGACCGCGGGATCGAAGGAGCGTCGGCTGGAGGGGAAGCAGATGCGGAGCGCGACGAAGCGGGTGCGACGAGCCGTATCACCCTCCGACGACTGA
- a CDS encoding 4Fe-4S ferredoxin, whose protein sequence is MSGCPGSRTMAFPKDDGAEVPAGKVPSRLRQWPIQLHLVSPAAPYFQGADVVLAADCVPFAMGDFHDAYLKGKALAIACPKLDGDQEIYLEKIRGLFEDAKINSLTVTIMQVPCCRGLLGLAMQALKASTRKVPVKSVIVSLQGEVLQEEWAAA, encoded by the coding sequence ATGAGCGGTTGCCCGGGTTCGAGGACGATGGCGTTTCCGAAGGACGATGGAGCGGAGGTCCCGGCGGGGAAGGTTCCCTCCCGGCTTCGCCAATGGCCGATCCAGCTGCACCTGGTCTCCCCCGCGGCCCCGTATTTCCAGGGGGCGGACGTGGTGCTCGCCGCGGATTGCGTTCCCTTCGCCATGGGGGATTTCCACGACGCTTACCTCAAGGGGAAGGCCCTCGCGATCGCCTGCCCGAAGCTCGACGGCGACCAGGAGATCTACCTCGAGAAGATCCGCGGGCTGTTCGAGGACGCGAAGATCAACTCGCTGACGGTGACGATCATGCAGGTCCCGTGCTGCCGCGGGTTGCTCGGATTGGCGATGCAGGCGCTGAAGGCGAGCACGCGAAAGGTTCCCGTCAAGTCCGTGATCGTGAGCCTGCAGGGAGAGGTGCTGCAGGAGGAGTGGGCCGCGGCGTGA
- a CDS encoding ABC-F family ATP-binding cassette domain-containing protein, translating into MPHQLFDRRDIDEAATRYASVLTVTNLSKSYGRQDLFEGASFQVAPGERVGVVGRNGSGKTTLFRILLGEEAADSGSVTVPAGYRIGYLAQHLRFDHPTVLAEAASELPPREDGTDETYRAKAVLAGLGFSEDDFPADPATLSGGYQVRLNLARTLLSAPDLLLLDEPTNYLDVVSIRWLRRFLCGWRGALLIITHDRDFMDGVTTHTMAIHRSRVRKMSGGTEKLYAQILQEEEIHEQTRKNDEKKRQEAEAFIARFRAQATKARAVQSRIKALARHERLEKLSDARNLDFRFTEASFTGKWMMEVRDLSFGYDARHPLIEKLSFHVAKGDRIAVVGPNGRGKTTLLRLLAGELAPVTGLVKPTVNLKVGYFGQTNVERLQPGNSVEEEVRQANPALTRTQVRTLCGAVMFGGASAEKRISVLSGGERSRVLLGKILATPVNLLLLDEPTNHLDQESVDAFVEAVNAFEGAVILVTHIERVLSALATKLVVFDGGSVKVFDGGYGDFLDRVGWQAEGREGAPARASRQRPPKGREARRQRAEIVARWSKEIGGLRSAIEAIEAEILLLESRLPGDEEALIEASRRNDGAAIRTLKTTTFTGRMRIETLFQEMVALGERLREAEAAYAAELGEDSGAAG; encoded by the coding sequence GTGCCGCATCAACTCTTCGACCGCAGGGACATCGATGAAGCCGCAACCCGGTACGCTTCCGTGCTGACCGTCACCAACCTCTCCAAGTCCTATGGGAGGCAGGACCTGTTCGAGGGGGCCTCGTTCCAGGTGGCCCCCGGCGAGCGGGTGGGGGTGGTGGGGCGCAACGGATCGGGGAAGACGACCCTGTTCCGGATCCTCCTCGGGGAGGAGGCTGCCGACAGCGGATCGGTAACCGTTCCCGCCGGATACCGGATCGGGTACCTCGCGCAGCATCTCCGTTTCGACCACCCGACGGTGCTTGCGGAGGCGGCCTCCGAGCTGCCCCCGCGGGAGGACGGCACGGACGAGACGTACCGCGCCAAGGCGGTCCTCGCCGGGCTCGGATTTTCCGAGGACGACTTCCCCGCGGATCCCGCCACCCTGTCCGGCGGATACCAGGTTCGCCTGAACCTCGCCCGAACCCTGCTTTCCGCCCCCGATCTCCTACTGCTCGACGAGCCGACCAATTATCTGGATGTCGTCTCCATCCGGTGGCTGCGTCGCTTCCTGTGCGGATGGAGGGGGGCGCTCCTGATCATCACCCACGACCGGGATTTCATGGACGGGGTCACCACCCACACGATGGCGATCCACCGTTCGCGGGTGCGGAAGATGTCCGGCGGGACGGAGAAGCTCTACGCGCAGATCCTCCAGGAGGAGGAGATCCACGAGCAGACCCGGAAGAACGACGAGAAGAAGCGGCAGGAGGCGGAGGCGTTCATCGCGCGGTTCCGGGCGCAGGCGACCAAGGCGCGCGCCGTGCAGTCGCGCATCAAGGCGCTCGCCCGCCACGAGCGGCTGGAAAAGCTGTCCGACGCGCGGAATCTCGATTTCCGCTTCACGGAGGCGTCCTTCACCGGGAAGTGGATGATGGAGGTCCGGGACCTTTCCTTCGGCTACGACGCCCGGCATCCCCTCATCGAGAAGTTGTCGTTCCACGTGGCGAAGGGGGACCGGATCGCGGTCGTCGGACCGAACGGGCGGGGCAAGACGACCCTGCTGCGGCTGCTCGCCGGCGAACTCGCGCCCGTGACCGGCCTGGTGAAGCCGACCGTGAACCTGAAGGTCGGCTACTTCGGGCAGACGAACGTGGAACGCCTGCAGCCGGGGAATTCGGTCGAGGAGGAGGTGCGGCAGGCGAACCCCGCCCTCACGCGGACCCAGGTCCGCACCCTTTGCGGCGCGGTGATGTTCGGGGGAGCGTCGGCGGAGAAGAGGATCTCGGTGCTGTCGGGCGGGGAGCGCAGCCGCGTGCTGCTCGGGAAGATCCTCGCCACCCCGGTGAACCTCCTCCTGCTCGACGAACCGACGAACCACCTCGACCAGGAATCGGTGGACGCCTTCGTCGAGGCGGTCAATGCGTTCGAGGGGGCCGTGATCCTCGTCACGCACATCGAGCGGGTCCTCTCCGCCCTGGCGACGAAGCTGGTCGTCTTCGACGGCGGATCGGTCAAGGTGTTCGACGGCGGCTACGGCGACTTCCTCGACCGCGTCGGGTGGCAGGCGGAAGGGCGGGAGGGGGCCCCGGCGCGGGCGTCCCGGCAGCGGCCTCCGAAGGGGCGCGAGGCCCGGCGTCAGCGCGCGGAGATCGTGGCCCGCTGGTCGAAGGAGATCGGCGGATTGCGGAGCGCCATCGAGGCGATCGAGGCGGAGATCCTCCTGCTGGAGTCCCGCCTTCCCGGGGACGAGGAGGCGTTGATCGAGGCGTCGAGGAGAAACGACGGCGCCGCGATCCGGACCCTGAAAACGACCACCTTCACGGGCCGCATGCGGATCGAGACGCTTTTCCAGGAGATGGTCGCCCTCGGGGAACGGCTGAGGGAGGCCGAGGCGGCCTACGCCGCGGAGCTGGGGGAGGATTCCGGCGCCGCCGGTTGA
- a CDS encoding chorismate mutase — MEIGEIRKRIDLLDDVLLRIFNERARLALEIGRRKKVEGLPVYDPSREKRIFARMKGDNPGPLDDGAIVRLFERVVDESRRLERIKSQEEGSQEC; from the coding sequence GTGGAGATCGGCGAGATAAGGAAGCGCATCGACCTGCTGGACGACGTCCTGCTCCGGATCTTCAACGAGCGGGCGCGGCTGGCCCTCGAGATCGGTCGCCGCAAGAAGGTCGAGGGGCTGCCGGTCTACGATCCGTCCCGGGAGAAACGGATCTTCGCCCGGATGAAGGGGGACAACCCCGGGCCGCTGGACGACGGCGCCATCGTCCGGCTGTTCGAGCGGGTCGTGGACGAATCGCGGCGGCTGGAGCGGATCAAGTCCCAGGAAGAAGGGTCGCAGGAATGCTGA
- a CDS encoding YajQ family cyclic di-GMP-binding protein, which produces MPSFDIVSVVNMQEVDNAVNQAVKEIGQRYDFKGSKTEVTHDKDGIKVLTDDDFRLKAVVDVLQSKFVKRGVSLKALQYGKVEPASGGLVRQMISIQQGISKEKGREIVALVKQTKLKVQSQIQDEQVRVTGKNIDDLQEVIGLLKGKDLGVEMQFVNMRS; this is translated from the coding sequence ATGCCGTCGTTCGACATCGTTTCGGTCGTCAACATGCAGGAAGTGGACAACGCCGTCAACCAGGCGGTCAAGGAGATCGGGCAGCGGTACGACTTCAAGGGATCGAAGACCGAGGTCACGCACGACAAGGACGGGATCAAGGTGCTGACCGACGACGATTTCCGGCTCAAGGCGGTCGTGGACGTCCTGCAGTCGAAGTTCGTGAAGCGGGGGGTCTCCCTCAAGGCCCTCCAGTACGGGAAGGTGGAGCCCGCCTCCGGCGGGCTCGTCCGCCAGATGATCTCCATCCAGCAGGGGATCTCCAAGGAGAAGGGGAGGGAGATCGTCGCCCTCGTCAAGCAGACGAAGCTGAAGGTCCAGTCCCAGATCCAGGACGAGCAGGTCCGGGTGACCGGGAAGAACATCGACGACCTCCAGGAGGTCATCGGGCTGCTGAAGGGGAAGGACCTCGGCGTGGAGATGCAGTTCGTCAACATGCGCTCCTGA
- a CDS encoding 4Fe-4S dicluster domain-containing protein: MRRVVYDPLKCTACKTCELQCSVAHSRSGDLLAAIFESPPPLPRLSVAWTPGVNVPVKCAHCETAPCLLGCPVGAIRREGKSDSVLIDEDRCIGCFSCVLLCPYGAVRLSFDRKRAYKCDGCADRISEGLEPACSFSCPTGALAWREVEEVAREKTALTAVRDAAALARGGEIAAGEGSPLGTILKMREEMARG, encoded by the coding sequence GTGCGAAGAGTCGTTTACGATCCCTTGAAGTGCACCGCCTGCAAGACGTGCGAACTCCAATGCTCCGTCGCCCATTCCCGCTCCGGGGACCTGCTTGCAGCCATCTTCGAATCGCCGCCGCCGCTTCCCCGCCTGTCCGTGGCATGGACTCCGGGCGTGAACGTCCCGGTCAAATGCGCGCACTGCGAGACCGCCCCGTGCCTCCTCGGGTGTCCCGTGGGGGCCATTCGGCGGGAAGGGAAAAGCGATTCCGTCCTGATCGACGAGGACCGCTGCATCGGATGCTTCTCCTGCGTCCTCCTCTGCCCGTACGGGGCGGTTCGCCTCTCGTTCGACCGGAAGCGCGCGTACAAGTGCGACGGCTGCGCGGACCGGATCTCCGAAGGCCTCGAACCGGCGTGCTCCTTCTCCTGTCCCACCGGGGCCCTTGCCTGGCGGGAAGTCGAGGAGGTGGCGCGGGAAAAGACGGCGCTGACCGCGGTGCGGGATGCGGCCGCATTGGCGCGCGGCGGCGAGATTGCGGCCGGGGAGGGTTCCCCGCTCGGCACGATCCTCAAGATGAGGGAGGAGATGGCCCGTGGATAA
- the cooS gene encoding anaerobic carbon-monoxide dehydrogenase catalytic subunit has product MDKTNDRTVYANPGDIELTRKAADDNVELVADRLRKMMPECGFGELGTCCVMCYMGPCRIDPFGLGARTGVCGATPDVIVARNFLRSATGGAASHAGHARELAILLLEIAEGKAPGYKVREEGKLLSLAGKLGVPVDGRPVDAVAGDVARKALEDFGRQDGKPMNWIRARSSRIEYAKWEKLGLIVSNPHNEIETAMHRTSMGNDADPLNLWVATLRMGMVDNFAGLMLATDLSDIIFGIPTPKVVTANYSVLKEGEVNIACHGHNPILASKVAEWADRLEGEAKAAGAGRVNVVGICCIGNELVMRYGVPYAGHEAQTELFLATGAIDAMVVDMQCIMPSLPVIAKCYKTRFITTVPFVRHPEAIHVDFNTGAADERAQEIVRHGIAAYKERKAAGIRTRIPDVSSKALTGISVETLVSVLSTVDAKDPLKPVIDAIAAGEILGAVGMVGCPNPKLRDGAMTEKMAEGLLRNNVLIVTTGCVNHILAQGGFLTSEATERYAGPRLKKVLTAIGQAAGLGGPLPPVLHMGSCVDNSRIYDLLAALAGKLGVEISQLPVAGSAPEFITEKAISIGSFFLAAGILVHLAPAPRVFGSPFAVSLLTEKLPALNGGKVLVAATPEAAVSGILAHLREKRQALGLAQA; this is encoded by the coding sequence GTGGATAAGACGAACGATAGGACCGTATATGCGAACCCCGGCGACATCGAGCTGACCCGCAAGGCGGCGGACGACAACGTCGAGCTCGTCGCGGACCGCCTGCGGAAGATGATGCCCGAGTGCGGGTTCGGAGAGCTTGGGACGTGCTGCGTGATGTGCTACATGGGGCCGTGCCGGATCGACCCGTTCGGCTTGGGGGCGCGCACAGGCGTCTGCGGGGCGACCCCCGACGTCATCGTGGCGCGGAACTTCCTCCGGTCCGCCACGGGAGGGGCCGCTTCCCACGCGGGCCACGCGCGGGAGCTGGCGATCCTCCTGCTCGAGATCGCGGAGGGCAAGGCGCCCGGGTACAAGGTCCGGGAGGAGGGGAAACTCCTCTCCCTCGCGGGGAAGCTGGGCGTTCCCGTCGACGGGCGGCCGGTCGACGCGGTGGCGGGGGATGTCGCCCGGAAGGCGCTCGAGGACTTCGGCCGGCAGGACGGGAAGCCGATGAACTGGATCCGCGCCCGGTCTTCCCGGATCGAATACGCCAAATGGGAGAAATTGGGGCTCATCGTCTCCAACCCCCACAACGAGATCGAGACGGCGATGCACCGCACGTCGATGGGAAACGACGCGGACCCGCTGAACCTGTGGGTCGCGACCCTGCGGATGGGGATGGTCGACAACTTTGCGGGGCTGATGCTGGCCACCGACCTCTCCGACATCATCTTCGGGATTCCCACGCCCAAGGTGGTCACGGCGAACTATTCGGTCCTGAAGGAAGGGGAGGTGAACATCGCCTGCCACGGGCATAACCCGATCCTCGCATCGAAGGTGGCGGAATGGGCCGACCGCCTGGAGGGGGAGGCGAAGGCGGCAGGCGCCGGGCGGGTGAACGTGGTCGGGATCTGCTGCATCGGGAACGAGCTGGTGATGCGGTACGGCGTCCCCTACGCGGGGCACGAGGCGCAGACGGAGCTCTTCCTTGCCACCGGGGCGATCGACGCGATGGTCGTCGACATGCAGTGCATCATGCCGTCCCTGCCCGTGATCGCGAAATGCTACAAGACGCGGTTCATCACGACCGTCCCCTTCGTCCGGCACCCGGAGGCGATCCACGTCGACTTTAACACCGGGGCGGCGGACGAGCGTGCGCAGGAGATCGTCCGCCACGGCATCGCGGCGTACAAGGAACGGAAGGCGGCCGGGATCCGCACCCGGATCCCCGACGTCTCCTCTAAGGCGCTGACCGGCATCTCCGTCGAGACGCTCGTCTCCGTCCTCTCCACCGTGGACGCGAAGGACCCGTTGAAGCCGGTCATCGACGCGATCGCGGCCGGGGAGATCCTGGGGGCGGTGGGGATGGTCGGATGCCCGAACCCGAAGCTGCGGGACGGAGCGATGACCGAGAAGATGGCCGAGGGGCTGCTCCGGAACAATGTCCTCATCGTGACCACGGGGTGCGTGAACCACATCCTCGCGCAGGGCGGGTTCCTGACGAGCGAGGCCACCGAAAGGTACGCCGGGCCCCGGTTGAAGAAGGTGCTGACCGCGATCGGGCAGGCGGCGGGACTCGGGGGACCGCTGCCTCCGGTCCTCCACATGGGGTCGTGCGTCGACAACTCGAGGATCTACGACCTGCTGGCCGCCCTGGCCGGGAAACTGGGCGTGGAGATCAGCCAACTCCCGGTGGCCGGGTCCGCGCCGGAGTTCATCACCGAGAAGGCGATCTCCATCGGGAGCTTCTTCCTGGCCGCCGGCATCCTGGTCCACCTGGCGCCCGCGCCGAGGGTCTTCGGGAGCCCCTTCGCCGTTTCGCTCCTGACGGAAAAGCTCCCGGCGCTGAACGGGGGGAAGGTTCTCGTGGCCGCGACGCCCGAAGCGGCGGTCTCGGGGATCCTCGCCCATCTCCGGGAGAAGCGGCAGGCGCTGGGCTTGGCCCAGGCCTGA
- a CDS encoding FAD/NAD(P)-binding oxidoreductase yields MKRVLVVGNGYAGARAAEVLGGYAGIEVLHVADEAYPAYCRHLLPGLAAGERAPEELFLPPGDGNGRGPGVRSGIAVARLFSKERKALLSNGEEVSFDHALIATGARVFVPEKLTHLFGRCGNVFAMRQMREALLLRRILERGGRRVAIIGAGRIGVLLAEALKRAGARISLIDIASEILPTMLHGPVAARLRSHLEAEGELSVLAGRHVADAAVEGDTVRALNLSDGTVVPCDAVVLATGVVPNTEFLDAEGPDRTGGIPVDARMETSTPGIHAAGDVILFRTASGKTAPGQLILNARLQAETAARNIAGEHVTCPPLFVGNVVKIGPAIGAVAGDVDGTGTEDFRVGDSFLRVTLDGSAMAGFQFVGIPEDLRGLVPGVLKRFDAASVRQALAASGSTGFSPWVLSGAGAWA; encoded by the coding sequence ATGAAACGGGTGCTGGTCGTCGGGAACGGGTACGCCGGCGCGCGCGCGGCGGAGGTCCTCGGAGGGTACGCGGGCATCGAGGTGCTCCACGTCGCCGACGAGGCGTACCCGGCCTATTGCCGTCACCTCCTGCCCGGCCTTGCGGCGGGCGAGCGGGCTCCGGAAGAGCTGTTCCTCCCCCCAGGAGACGGAAACGGTCGGGGGCCCGGCGTCCGATCCGGCATCGCGGTCGCTCGCCTGTTTTCGAAAGAGAGGAAGGCGCTCCTCTCGAACGGGGAGGAGGTTTCCTTCGATCATGCGCTGATCGCGACGGGAGCCCGGGTATTCGTCCCTGAGAAACTCACGCACCTCTTCGGCCGATGCGGCAACGTGTTCGCCATGCGGCAGATGCGGGAGGCGCTTTTGCTGCGGCGGATCCTCGAACGGGGAGGTCGACGGGTCGCGATCATCGGGGCGGGGCGGATCGGCGTCCTTCTCGCGGAGGCGCTCAAGCGCGCCGGGGCGCGCATCTCCCTGATCGACATCGCTTCCGAGATCCTTCCCACGATGCTCCACGGTCCCGTGGCGGCGAGGCTGCGGTCCCACCTGGAGGCGGAGGGAGAGCTGTCCGTGCTTGCCGGACGCCACGTTGCGGACGCGGCGGTGGAGGGGGACACGGTCCGCGCCCTGAACCTTTCCGACGGGACCGTCGTGCCGTGCGACGCCGTGGTCCTGGCCACCGGCGTCGTCCCGAACACGGAATTTCTCGATGCGGAGGGACCTGACCGGACCGGCGGGATCCCGGTGGACGCCCGGATGGAAACGTCGACGCCGGGGATCCATGCCGCCGGGGACGTGATCCTCTTCCGGACCGCGTCGGGGAAAACCGCGCCGGGGCAGTTGATCCTGAACGCCCGCCTCCAGGCGGAAACGGCCGCCCGCAACATCGCCGGAGAGCATGTGACCTGCCCGCCCCTGTTCGTCGGGAACGTCGTGAAGATCGGACCGGCGATCGGCGCGGTCGCCGGCGACGTCGACGGAACGGGGACCGAGGATTTCCGTGTCGGGGACAGTTTCCTTCGCGTCACGCTCGACGGGAGCGCGATGGCGGGCTTCCAGTTCGTCGGCATTCCCGAGGACCTTCGCGGACTCGTTCCGGGAGTCCTCAAGCGCTTCGACGCGGCATCGGTCCGGCAGGCCCTCGCCGCCTCCGGCAGCACGGGGTTCTCCCCATGGGTGCTTTCCGGGGCGGGCGCGTGGGCTTGA